A section of the Symphalangus syndactylus isolate Jambi chromosome 19, NHGRI_mSymSyn1-v2.1_pri, whole genome shotgun sequence genome encodes:
- the LOC129458716 gene encoding olfactory receptor 2T10, with protein sequence MWLANQTLGGDFFLLGIFSQIPHPGLLCLLLFSIFLMAVSWNITLIFLIHIDSSLHTPMYFFINQLSLIDLTYISVTVPKMLVNQLAKDKTISVLGCGTQMYFYLQLGGAEYCLLATMAYDRYVAICHPLRYSVLMSHRVCLLLASGCWFVGSVDAFMLTPITMSFPFCRSHKIQHFFCEVPAVLKLSCSDTSLYEIFMYLCCVIMLLIPVTVISASYYFIILTIHKMNSAEGRKKAFTTCSSHITVVSLFYGAAIYSYMLPSSYHTPEKDMMMSFFYTILTPVLNPIIYSFRNKDVTGALKKMLRMQKAPY encoded by the coding sequence ATGTGGCTGGCCAACCAGACCCTGGGTGGTGACTTTTTCCTCTTGGGAATCTTCAGCCAGATCCCACACCCTGGCCTCCTCTGCTTGCTTCTCTTCAGTATATTTTTGATGGCTGTGTCTTGGAATATTACACTGATATTTCTGATCCACATTGACTCCTCTCTGCATACTCCCATGTACTTCTTTATAAACCAGCTCTCACTCATAGACTTGACATATATTTCTGTCACTGTCCCCAAAATGCTGGTGAACCAGCTGGCCAAAGACAAGACCATCTCGGTCCTTGGGTGTGGGACCCAGATGTACTTCTACCTGCAGCTGGGAGGTGCAGAGTACTGCCTTCTAGCCACCATGGCCTATGACCGCTATGTGGCCATCTGCCATCCTCTCCGTTACTCTGTACTCATGAGCCATAGGGTATGTCTCCTCCTGGCATCAGGTTGCTGGTTTGTAGGCTCAGTGGATGCCTTCATGCTCACTCCCATCACCATGAGCTTCCCCTTCTGCAGATCCCATAAGATTCAGCACTTCTTCTGTGAGGTCCCTGCTGTTTTGAAGCTCTCTTGCTCAGACACCTCACTTTACGAGATTTTCATGTACTTGTGCTGTGTCATCATGCTCCTGATCCCTGTGACAGTCATTTCAGCGTCTTACTACTTTATCATCCTCACCATCCATAAGATGAACTCAGCTGAGGGTCGGAAAAAGGCCTTCACCACCTGCTCCTCCCACATTACAGTGGTCAGCCTCTTCTATGGAGCTGCTATTTACAGCTACATGCTCCCCAGCTCCTACCACACTCCTGAGAAAGATATGATGATGTCCTTTTTCTACACTATCCTTACACCTGTCTTGAATCCTATCATTTACAGTTTCAGGAATAAGGATGTCACAGGGGCTTTGAAAAAAATGCTAAGAATGCAGAAAGCTCCATATTAA
- the OR2T11 gene encoding LOW QUALITY PROTEIN: olfactory receptor 2T11 (The sequence of the model RefSeq protein was modified relative to this genomic sequence to represent the inferred CDS: inserted 1 base in 1 codon; deleted 1 base in 1 codon), which translates to MTNTSSSDFTLLGLLVDSEATGIVFTVIFAVLVVAVTANFVMIFLIQVDSRLHTPMYFLLSQLSIMDTLFICTTVPKLLADMVSKEKTISFVACGIQIFYLTMIGSEFFLLGLMAYDRYVXCHPLRYPVLMNCRKCVLLAASAWFGGSLDGFLLTPITMNVPYCGSRSINHFFCEIPAVLKLACVDTSLYETLMYICCVLMLLIPISLISTSYSLILLTVHHMRSAEGRKKAFATCSSHLTVVSIFYGAAFYTYVLPRSFHTPEQDKGVSAFYTIVTPMLNPLIYSLRNKDVMGAFKKVFACCSSAQQVATSDA; encoded by the exons ATGACGAACACGTCATCCTCTGACTTCACCCTCCTGGGGCTTCTGGTGGACAGTGAGGCTACGGGGATTGTATTTACAGTGATCTTTGCTGTTCTCGTGGTGGCTGTAACTGCAAATTTCGTCATGATATTCTTGATTCAGGTGGACTCTcgcctccacacccccatgtactttcTGCTCAGTCAGCTGTCCATCATGGACACCCTTTTCATCTGTACCACTGTCCCAAAG CTCCTGGCAGACATGGTttctaaagagaaaaccatttccTTTGTGGCCTGTGGCATCCAGATCTTCTACTTGACCATGATTGGTTCTGAGTTCTTCCTCCTGGGGCTCATGGCCTATGACCGCTACG GCTGTCACCCTCTGCGATACCCAGTCCTGATGAACTGCAGGAAGTGTGTTTTGCTGGCTGCTAGCGCCTGGTTTGGTGGCTCCCTCGATGGCTTTCTGCTCACTCCCATCACCATGAATGTCCCTTACTGTGGCTCACGCAGTATCAACCATTTTTTCTGTGAGATCCCAGCAGTTCTGAAACTGGCCTGTGTGGACACGTCCTTGTATGAAACTCTGATGTACATCTGCTGTGTCCTCATGTTGCTCATCCCCATCTCTCTCATCTCCACCTCTTACTCCCTCATCTTGTTAACCGTCCACCACATGCGCTCTGCTGAAGGTCGCAAAAAGGCCTTCGCCACTTGTTCCTCCCACTTGACTGTAGTTAGCATCTTCTATGGGGCTGCCTTCTACACATACGTGCTGCCCAGGTCATTCCACACCCCCGAGCAGGACAAAGGAGTGTCAGCCTTCTATACCATTGTCACGCCCATGCTTAATCCTCTCATCTACAGTCTCAGAAACAAGGACGTCATGGGGGCATTTAAAAAGGTATTTGCATGTTGCTCATCTGCTCAGCAAGTAGCAACAAGTGATGCTTAG